The window AATACAGTTTTAGCATCACGTAAATCGATGTTTTGTGTATAGTGATGGGTAATAACCTCTGCTATACCCCTTGCTGCTGTGGCCAAGACCTCATCTGCTTTCGAGAAACCTGCCTTAAAACCCAGGTTACCGTATACTTCCCTAAGCTTGTTATTGTTGATGACGATCAATGAATCTACGTTGCTTCGAAGGTTTTCAACTCCTCTATGTGCCTGCTCATTCCGCATCTTTCCTTCAAACTGGAAAGGAATGGTTACTATACCCACAGTAAGGATATCCATATCCTTTGCCATTTTGGCAATAATAGGAGCTGCTCCTGTTCCGGTACCTCCCCCCATTCCTGCTGTAATAAAAACCATTTTTGTATTGGTATCCAGCATTCCTTTTATGTCCTCCAGACTTTCAATAGCTGCCTGTTCTCCTATTTCAGGATTAGCACCAGCTCCTAATCCTTCGGTTAATGAAACACCCAGTTGAATCCTGTTCGGAACTGTACTGTTTTCAAGGGCTTGTGAATCGGTATTGCACACTACAAAATCAACTCCATTAATTCCTTGCTGAAACATGTAATTAATGGCATTGCTGCCTCCACCGCCAACACCGATCACTTTTATAACGTTGCTCTGATTTTTTGGCAAATCGAATGATATGTTTCCAAAATCTTTATTGTTGCTCATAATACTTTTTTACTGGTTTGTTTACTCTGCGTTGTCTAAAAAATCTTTTAACTTTTCTGACCACTTCTCTAAAAATGACTTTTTAGGACTAGAAGGTGTCGAAACTTGAGGCTCGTTTGGTTCGGTTTGTTCTTTAGTATCTTCCGGCTCATCTTCAGAAACTGTTTCCTTTACTTCGGCTGCTACATCCGGCATTCTTTTCTGTTGTTGTTTTAGAGCGTTCATTACCAAACCAACAGCAGTTGCATATACCGGACTCGCTACTTCAGCATCAGAGTCGCCAGCTAAATGTTCGTTCGGATACCCTATACGCGTATCCATTCCTGTTATATACTCCACCAGTTGCTTTAAATGCTTTAACTGGCTTCCTCCTCCGGTTAATACAATACCGGCAATAAGTTTTTTCTTTTGTTCTTCATGCCCATAGCTTTTTATTTCTGCATATATCTGCTCTACGATCTCAACAACACGGGCATGAATTATTTTTGATAAATTCTTAAGGGTGATTTCTTTAGGCTCTCTCCCTCTTAACCCGGGTATTGAAACAATCTCATTATCCTTATTCTCTCCCGGCCATGCCGAACCGAATTTTATTTTAAGAAGTTCAGCCTGCTTTTCAATGATGGAACACCCTTCTTTTATGTCCTCCGTAATAACATTTCCTCCGAAAGGGATAACGGCTGTATGCCTAATGATACCGTCTTTAAAAATAGCCAGGTCTGTTGTACCTCCTCCGATATCTATCAATGCAACTCCCGCCTCTTTTTCTTCCTGACTGAGTACTGCGTCGGCTGAAGCCATTGGCTCCAGAGTTATCCCTCCTAACTCCAACCCGGAATTCTTCACACACCTGCCAATATTCCTGATAGAAGATACCTGTCCTACTACCACGTGAAAGTTTGCTTCCAACCTTCCTCCGTACATCCCTATCGGCTCTTTAATCTCACTTTGGCCATCAACCTTATACTCTTGCGGCAACACGTGGATAATCTCTTCACCCGGAAGCATCACCAGCTTGTACACCTGATTGCAAAGCCTATCGAGGTCTTCATCTTTTATCACCTCTTCTGCATCGGCTCTCGTAATATAATCGCTGTGCTGCAGACTTCTTATATGCTGACCTGCTATCCCTACCACAACTTCTCCGATCTTCACACCGGAAGCACTCTCTGCTTCATGGACAGCTTGTTGTATCGACTGAATGGTCTGGGTAATATTATTGACAACTCCTCTGTGTACTCCTAAGCTTTTAGATTTCCCTATCCCTAATATCTCTACCTTACCATAGTCATTTAGCCTTCCTACCATGGCTACTATCTTAGTGGTCCCTATGTCTAGTCCTACAGCGTATCTAGTAACTTCCATACTCTATTTTTTGGTGCACACTACCTGATTGTTAAACTTTAAATTCACTGCCTTATAATCTGACAATGACCTATCTTTTATAGCTTTCTGATAAAAGGCTTTAAAATTGAAAAATTTATTATCCAAATTCTCCGTATCGCCCAACATCACTATAAATTCATCTACTCTTAATTTCAATTCAAAATTCTTATCGGTTTTATGAATACCGACAATATGCTTTTTTAAAAATTCATCATTCCTGATATAATCAGCCAATCCGTAAATCTCTTTCAGATCATCTTTCTTAACATCACCAGTTATAATCGGGACTCTGGCTGAAAACACGCTCGAAAGAGGCATTGGTTTTCCTTCTGAATCTATATAAAAAGGCACAGTAGCATTTACGCGGGCAATTGGTTTTCGTTGCTTCACTTTAGCTCCAAGCTCCCCATTTACAGTAAGATAAACATGAGCATTTTGTATCATGTCATTAGAGTTTAGGGCTTGCTCCAATATATTCAAATCTAGTTCATCTTTCCTTACCCCCGAAGTATCCTTATTTTTTTGTATTAACAACTTATTAACCATTTCATAAGTGATAAAAAGCTGATTTGAGTCGGCAAACCGAATCTCAACCCCGGTCATTTTTCGCGCGGCATTGCGGTTGACCGTAAAACTATACAACCCGACAACCCCCAGAATAAGCACAGGCAATTTTATATGTCGCCATTTAACCCTCATGTCAGTAATGCCGTTTTTAAAAATTCAACTTCTTTTCCTATATCTCCGGCACCCAGTGTCAGAACAACTTTTGCCCCGGATGCCTTAACAGTTGCAACAATCTCAGCTTTGGATATTCTCTTTTTGTTCCGATTATTTATCTTACTTAATAACCAATCAGAAGTTACCCCCTCAACAGGCTTTTCCCTTGCAGGGTAGATATCCAGCAATGCTACCTGATCAAATTTCGAAAGTGCGCTTCCAAAATCATCTGCAAAATCTTTTGTCCTACTGAATAAATGAGGCTGAAAAATAACCAACGTCTCTTCTTCCGGATACATTTCCCTCACCGCCTGATACACCGCCTCAATTTCTGTAGGGTGGTGCGCATAGTCATCAATATAAACAAGCTCCTGCTTCCTGATCTGATAAGAAAACCTTCTTTCAACGCCTTTAAAAGTACTTAGCGCTTCGGCGAGGCGGCTGGTGGGGTTACCAGATTCTACCGCCATCGCGAAAGCTGCTAATGCGTTCAACAAGTTGTGTTGTCCTGGCTTGTTAAACTTTACATCTAAAAATTCTCCCTCAGGAGTCACCATATCAAAACAGTAGGTCGCGTTTTGAACTCTTATATTTCGTATGCAATAATCCGAATCGTCTTCTATTCCGTAGGTTATACCGTTTAACGGCAAACCATTCTTTACAATGAGCTTTCCGCCTGGTTTCAGTTTTCCTGTGAATTCTTTAAAGGACTTCTCTAATTCGGCAGCATCTCCGTAGATATCTAAATGATCTGCATCTATAGAGGTGACACAAGCCACATCAGGAGAAAGATTTAGAAAGGAGCGATCAAACTCATCCGCTTCCACCACACTCACATCGGTTCCTTCAATAAGAAAATTACTTTTAAAATTTTCTGACACCCCGCCTAAAAAGGCAGTTATATGCTGTCCTGACTCCTTTAGTATATGGGCAAGAATAGCAGAAGTAGTCGTTTTACCGTGAGTACCGGCCACAGCATAACAAAACGTATCTCTTGTAATAACTCCCAGTACCTGTGCCCGTTTCTTTATTTCTATTCCTTTACTTTCAAAAAACCGGTATTCTTTATTTTCTCTTGGCACTGCAGGCGTATACACCACCAATGTTTCTTTTCCTTCTTTGTAAATAGCCGGTATTTCAGATACTCTGTCCTCAAAATGAACATCTATACCTATTTCCTGTAAACCATCCGTGATCTTACTTGGTGTTTTATCATACCCGGCTACGTTCTTTCCTAAAAACTTAAAATAACGTGCCAAACCAGACATACCTATCCCACCAATCCCCAGGAAATAAATGCTATGTACAGTTTTTAAATTCATTGTCGCTACTGAAATCGCTATTCTTTTATTAATTTCTCTATTTCGTCTACTATATGCCTTGTTGCATTCGGCAATGCCAGTTTTCCTATATTAGCTCCAAGCTCCTTCATTCTATCGTCCGAGTCGATCAAATCTTTAAATTGTTTTTCAAACTGCTCTTCCAGATCCGTCTCTCTTATCAACACAGCCCCGTCTTTATCTGTCACAGCACTTGCGTTCTTGGTTTGATGATCTTCTGCTACATTTGGCGAAGGAATGAATACAACGGGCTTCCCTACTATACACAACTCGGAAACTGAACTTGCCCCGGCCCTCGATATAATAATATCAGCTGCGCCATAGGCCTTATCCATTTCATTCAAAAAAGCCAGCACTTTTACATCCGCACCCGCGTACTTTTTATACTCTTCGTAATAAAACCTGCCACATTGCCAGATGAGCTGAATATTATTTTCTTTAAAGAACCCGATACGGCTCTCTATTAATTGATTTATTCTTCTGGCACCCAGGCTACCCCCGATCACCAGTAATGTTTTTTTACCCGGAGTCAGCTCAAACAACGCCAACCCTTCGGCTTTTTTATCTACAACACCTAAAAGATCCTGTCGAACCGGATTCCCTGTTTTTAAAATTTTTTCTTTCGGAAAAAAACGTTCCAGGTTATCGTAAGCTACAAATACCTTTTCGACTTTAGGTGCCAGAAGCTTATTGGTTATACCCGGAAAAGAATTCTGTTCCTGAATGACACATTTTATTCCTTTGGAAGCAGCCACCTTTAGAAGAGGTCCGCTTGCATAACCTCCGGTTCCTATAACCAGATCAGGCTTAAAATCCCTTATTATCCTTCCCGCCTCCATCATACTCCTGATCAGCTTCAACGGAAACATCAGGTTCTTTAGTGTCAGTTTTCGCTGTATACCCGAAATCCACAGCCCTTTTATTTCATAACCTGCCTGGGGCACCTTTTCCATCTCCATTCTATCCTTAGCTCCTACAAACAGGAATTCTGCATCCGGATAACGGACCTTAAGCTCATTAGCAATGGCTATAGCCGGGTAAATATGACCTCCGGTTCCTCCTCCTGACAATATGAACTTATACCTGCTCACTTAATACTTCCAATGGGTTTATTTCTGCTTTTTCCTTCTTCTCTGTTTTTACAGTCTCATCTGCTTCTTCCCTTTTTGCACTTACGCTTAATACGATCCCTATAGCCAGGCACGTCATCCATATCGATGTACCTCCGCTGCTGATAAGCGGAAGTGTCTGCCCGGTAACCGGAAACAGTTCTACTGCTACTGCCATATTTATAAATGCCTGAAATATAATCGGCAGCCCTACCGCCAATACCAATAATTTTCCAAACACATCTTCTGCTTTATGTGCTACCACTACAATCCTGAACAGCAACAATAAATACAAAAACACCAAAGTCAACGCTCCTACCAAACCATATTCCTCTACAATAATGGCATAAATAAAATCGGACGTACTCTGCGGCAAAAAGTTTTTCATAACACTTTTACCTGCCCCTAATCCTACCACCCCACCTGTAGCGATAGCTATCTTGGCCTTTTCTATCTGGTAATCCGATTCAGTATCTTCATTATCGGCAAAACTCTCTACGCGACTAATCCATGTATCTACACGATTGGGAAATAAACCCGGAAAAGCTTTTGCCGTCAGAACGAATAAAGCCAAACAGACCACACCCACTCCTACTATGCTCACCAGATATTTGATTGGATATCCTCCTATGAAGCACAACAACATCACCATTCCGAAAATGATAGCCGTGGTAGAAAAATTGGCCGGCAAAATTAAGCTTAATACAACAAATACCGGCAACCATAAAGGCATTAATGTTTCTTTAAATGAAACTTTTTTATCTTTTATTTTTGTGAGATACCGGGCCACATGCGTCAGCAACACCAAAGCCGCCAGTGTAGACGTCTGAAAACTAATCCCTACGAACGGAATCCGGATCCACCTGCTGGCATTGGCTCCTCCTATAGTAGTTCCTTGAGCCAGGGTAATTAACAGTAACAAAATTACCACCGGCATCGCAATAATAGACAATGCCTTAAAATACCTGTAAGGAATTTTATGCACCCCGTATATTATAAACAGCCCTATAAAAAGTAACGCCGCATGTTTTATAAGGTGCCCTACAGTCGTACCGTTACCAACCACATACACCAGGTTGGTACTTGCGCTGTAAATCGGCAAGAAAGAAAACAACGCCAAAAGGCATACTACTGCCCAAATAGCCTTATCTCCTTTTATATTCCTAAACAAACGCTGCATAAATACCTCTTTACTTTATACGTTTTAAATTCAATTACAGTTTTCGCACTGCATCTTTAAACTGTCTTCCCCTATCTTCATAACTCTCAAAAAGATCGAAACTGGCACATGCTGGTGAAAGCAATACAGCATCTCCCTGTTCCGACACACTGTTTGCTATTTTAACCGCCTCATCCATCGATGTTGTCTCAACCATAACATCTACTACACTCCCGAAATAGTCTTTTATTTTCGAGTTATCAAGACCCAGACATACTATTGCTTTTACCTTTTCCCTGACCAATGGCATCAGCGGCGAATAGTCATTTCCTTTATCCTGACCTCCCACAATCCAGACTACTGACGACTTTACACTATCGAGTGCAAAAAAGGTTGAATTCACATTCGTGGCTTTTGAATCGTTGATGTACTGAACCCCCCCAATTTTCAAAACACTCTCCAGACGATGTTCGACACCCTGAAAGTTTTGCATACTTTCCCGTATGGTTGTTTTTCTTATTTTTAATAATTGTGCTACAGCTGATGCTGCCATGGTATTTTTTACATTGTGTTTTCCTTCCAGGGCTAAAGTATCTGTTGACATGCTAAACAGGT of the Zhouia spongiae genome contains:
- a CDS encoding cell division protein FtsQ/DivIB; translation: MRVKWRHIKLPVLILGVVGLYSFTVNRNAARKMTGVEIRFADSNQLFITYEMVNKLLIQKNKDTSGVRKDELDLNILEQALNSNDMIQNAHVYLTVNGELGAKVKQRKPIARVNATVPFYIDSEGKPMPLSSVFSARVPIITGDVKKDDLKEIYGLADYIRNDEFLKKHIVGIHKTDKNFELKLRVDEFIVMLGDTENLDNKFFNFKAFYQKAIKDRSLSDYKAVNLKFNNQVVCTKK
- the ftsA gene encoding cell division protein FtsA, which codes for MEVTRYAVGLDIGTTKIVAMVGRLNDYGKVEILGIGKSKSLGVHRGVVNNITQTIQSIQQAVHEAESASGVKIGEVVVGIAGQHIRSLQHSDYITRADAEEVIKDEDLDRLCNQVYKLVMLPGEEIIHVLPQEYKVDGQSEIKEPIGMYGGRLEANFHVVVGQVSSIRNIGRCVKNSGLELGGITLEPMASADAVLSQEEKEAGVALIDIGGGTTDLAIFKDGIIRHTAVIPFGGNVITEDIKEGCSIIEKQAELLKIKFGSAWPGENKDNEIVSIPGLRGREPKEITLKNLSKIIHARVVEIVEQIYAEIKSYGHEEQKKKLIAGIVLTGGGSQLKHLKQLVEYITGMDTRIGYPNEHLAGDSDAEVASPVYATAVGLVMNALKQQQKRMPDVAAEVKETVSEDEPEDTKEQTEPNEPQVSTPSSPKKSFLEKWSEKLKDFLDNAE
- the murC gene encoding UDP-N-acetylmuramate--L-alanine ligase, with the translated sequence MNLKTVHSIYFLGIGGIGMSGLARYFKFLGKNVAGYDKTPSKITDGLQEIGIDVHFEDRVSEIPAIYKEGKETLVVYTPAVPRENKEYRFFESKGIEIKKRAQVLGVITRDTFCYAVAGTHGKTTTSAILAHILKESGQHITAFLGGVSENFKSNFLIEGTDVSVVEADEFDRSFLNLSPDVACVTSIDADHLDIYGDAAELEKSFKEFTGKLKPGGKLIVKNGLPLNGITYGIEDDSDYCIRNIRVQNATYCFDMVTPEGEFLDVKFNKPGQHNLLNALAAFAMAVESGNPTSRLAEALSTFKGVERRFSYQIRKQELVYIDDYAHHPTEIEAVYQAVREMYPEEETLVIFQPHLFSRTKDFADDFGSALSKFDQVALLDIYPAREKPVEGVTSDWLLSKINNRNKKRISKAEIVATVKASGAKVVLTLGAGDIGKEVEFLKTALLT
- the murG gene encoding undecaprenyldiphospho-muramoylpentapeptide beta-N-acetylglucosaminyltransferase; protein product: MSRYKFILSGGGTGGHIYPAIAIANELKVRYPDAEFLFVGAKDRMEMEKVPQAGYEIKGLWISGIQRKLTLKNLMFPLKLIRSMMEAGRIIRDFKPDLVIGTGGYASGPLLKVAASKGIKCVIQEQNSFPGITNKLLAPKVEKVFVAYDNLERFFPKEKILKTGNPVRQDLLGVVDKKAEGLALFELTPGKKTLLVIGGSLGARRINQLIESRIGFFKENNIQLIWQCGRFYYEEYKKYAGADVKVLAFLNEMDKAYGAADIIISRAGASSVSELCIVGKPVVFIPSPNVAEDHQTKNASAVTDKDGAVLIRETDLEEQFEKQFKDLIDSDDRMKELGANIGKLALPNATRHIVDEIEKLIKE
- a CDS encoding FtsW/RodA/SpoVE family cell cycle protein, giving the protein MQRLFRNIKGDKAIWAVVCLLALFSFLPIYSASTNLVYVVGNGTTVGHLIKHAALLFIGLFIIYGVHKIPYRYFKALSIIAMPVVILLLLITLAQGTTIGGANASRWIRIPFVGISFQTSTLAALVLLTHVARYLTKIKDKKVSFKETLMPLWLPVFVVLSLILPANFSTTAIIFGMVMLLCFIGGYPIKYLVSIVGVGVVCLALFVLTAKAFPGLFPNRVDTWISRVESFADNEDTESDYQIEKAKIAIATGGVVGLGAGKSVMKNFLPQSTSDFIYAIIVEEYGLVGALTLVFLYLLLLFRIVVVAHKAEDVFGKLLVLAVGLPIIFQAFINMAVAVELFPVTGQTLPLISSGGTSIWMTCLAIGIVLSVSAKREEADETVKTEKKEKAEINPLEVLSEQV